In Mixophyes fleayi isolate aMixFle1 chromosome 11, aMixFle1.hap1, whole genome shotgun sequence, one DNA window encodes the following:
- the RPL18 gene encoding large ribosomal subunit protein eL18 — MGVDIRHNKDRKVRRKEPKSQDIYLRLLVKLYRFLARRTNSNFNRVVLKRLFMSRTNRPPLSLSRMIRKMKLPGRENKTAVVVGCITDDVRIQDIPKLKVCALKVSSGARSRILKSGGQIMTFDQLALASPKGQDTVLLSGPRKAREVYRHFGKAPGTPHSHTKPYIRSKGRKFERARGRRASRGYKN; from the exons ATG GGAGTAGATATCCGTCACAACAAAGACCGCAAAGTGCGGCGAAAGGAGCCAAAGAGTCAGGATATCTATCTACGACTTTTGGTTAAG ctttATCGTTTCTTGGCCCGCCGTACCAACTCCAACTTCAATAGAGTGGTACTAAAACGTTTATTCATGAGCCGCACCAACAGGCCACCCCTGTCTTTGTCTCGCATG ATTCGTAAGATGAAGCTTCCTGGCCGTGAAAATAAAACTGCTGTGGTGGTGGGATGCATTACAGATGATGTCCGGATTCAGGATATTCCCAAACTGAAG GTTTGTGCACTTAAAGTGTCCAGTGGAGCACGTAGCCGAATCCTTAAATCTGGAGGCCAAATCATGACATTTGACCAGCTGGCCCTTGCTTCCCCTAAAGGCCAGGATACTGTTTTGCTGTCAG GCCCTCGTAAAGCACGTGAGGTGTACAGACACTTTGGCAAGGCACCAGGTACCCCACACAGTCACACCAA GCCATACATTCGTTCTAAGGGTAGAAAGTTTGAGCGTGCCAGGGGACGCAGAGCCAGTAGAGGATACAAGAACTAA